The Sulfurimonas sp. genome includes a window with the following:
- a CDS encoding S41 family peptidase, with amino-acid sequence MKNKKFITIGFISVAVAFLMMFSTTLFADSKQGDVAKEASRLEALAKFTKVISIVEQYNVDDVSIEELMDKALAGMMQNLDAHSNYLVAKDYKRLKVQTDGEFGGLGITVGIRDGALTVIAPLEGTPADKAGLKAGDIILKINEESTLNMTIDEAVSIMRGKIGDPIDITIVREGESKPIEVNIVRGNITIQSVYTKTIDDTILYVRVTSFDKKVQQDVEKAIKQHQGKTKGIILDLRNNPGGLLDQAVGLVDLFVDNGIVVSQRGRKDSDKQVYNASSSATITDVPLVVLVNGGSASASEIVSGAIQDHKRGVVVGEKTFGKGSVQVVLPITEDEAIKLTIARYYLPSGRTIQAVGVTPDIEVVSGSIKTNENGFSIKEADLKKHLKEELKKVDGVDAKEKEAVEEDLEDNKEIITEKMLNNDLQLKEGVDIIKALIIMKK; translated from the coding sequence ATGAAAAACAAAAAGTTTATAACAATTGGTTTTATAAGTGTAGCAGTAGCATTTCTTATGATGTTTTCCACTACTCTTTTTGCAGATTCTAAGCAAGGTGATGTAGCAAAAGAGGCCTCTAGACTTGAAGCTCTAGCAAAGTTTACAAAAGTTATCTCTATTGTTGAACAGTACAATGTGGATGATGTAAGTATCGAAGAGCTGATGGACAAAGCGTTAGCCGGTATGATGCAAAATTTGGATGCCCACTCAAACTATCTTGTTGCAAAAGACTATAAACGTCTTAAAGTTCAAACAGATGGTGAGTTCGGCGGACTTGGAATCACTGTAGGTATACGTGATGGTGCTTTAACAGTTATAGCGCCTCTAGAAGGTACACCTGCAGATAAAGCCGGTCTTAAAGCCGGTGATATCATTTTAAAAATAAATGAAGAATCAACTCTTAATATGACTATTGATGAAGCTGTATCTATTATGCGTGGAAAGATTGGCGATCCGATAGATATAACAATAGTACGTGAGGGTGAATCAAAACCTATTGAAGTAAATATAGTTCGCGGAAATATAACTATTCAGTCTGTATATACAAAAACAATAGATGACACAATTTTATATGTTCGTGTTACAAGCTTTGATAAAAAAGTTCAACAAGATGTTGAGAAAGCTATTAAACAACACCAAGGTAAAACTAAAGGGATCATACTTGATCTTAGAAATAATCCTGGTGGACTTTTAGACCAAGCTGTTGGGCTTGTTGATCTTTTTGTAGATAATGGTATTGTGGTTTCTCAAAGGGGTCGCAAAGATTCTGACAAACAAGTTTACAATGCCAGTTCAAGTGCAACTATTACGGATGTACCTTTAGTTGTTTTAGTAAACGGCGGAAGTGCAAGTGCATCTGAAATTGTAAGCGGTGCTATTCAAGATCACAAACGCGGTGTAGTAGTTGGTGAGAAAACTTTTGGTAAAGGGAGTGTACAGGTTGTACTGCCGATTACAGAAGATGAAGCTATCAAACTTACTATTGCAAGATACTATCTTCCAAGCGGGCGTACTATTCAAGCTGTTGGTGTAACACCTGACATTGAAGTTGTATCAGGAAGTATAAAAACAAATGAAAACGGTTTTTCAATCAAAGAAGCCGATCTTAAAAAACACCTAAAAGAGGAGCTTAAAAAAGTTGACGGAGTAGATGCTAAAGAAAAAGAAGCGGTAGAAGAAGACCTAGAAGACAACAAAGAGATTATCACAGAAAAGATGCTAAATAATGATCTACAACTAAAAGAGGGCGTTGATATTATTAAAGCTCTAATAATTATGAAAAAATAA
- the purS gene encoding phosphoribosylformylglycinamidine synthase subunit PurS, with product MKAIVNVSLKAGVLDSQGKAVHHALDSLHFSGVEDVRVGKQIVMQLSHTDEAKAREEVTQMCEDLLANTVIEDYEIELVK from the coding sequence ATGAAAGCAATAGTAAACGTATCTCTTAAAGCAGGTGTACTCGATTCTCAAGGTAAAGCTGTACATCACGCACTTGATTCTCTTCATTTCAGCGGTGTAGAAGATGTAAGAGTTGGAAAACAAATAGTTATGCAACTATCACACACTGATGAAGCTAAAGCAAGAGAAGAAGTAACTCAAATGTGTGAAGATCTTTTAGCCAATACTGTTATTGAAGATTATGAGATAGAGCTGGTAAAGTAA
- the purC gene encoding phosphoribosylaminoimidazolesuccinocarboxamide synthase, which yields MEKRELLYEGKAKKLFLTDDENLVISEFKDDLTAFNGEKKSSEAGKGALNNKISTELFKLLEQNGIQTHFVEMLDDNHMLHKKVDVILIEVIVRNIATGSLTRTLGIEDGTVLPFTLVEFDYKSDALGDPKLNDQHALILGLVDYQDELDKLRRMARQVNDILRPYFAEKGLNLVDFKLEFGKDKDGNIILVDEISPDNCRFWDMESGEKMDKDRFRQGLGGLKVAYEQVLQRILNK from the coding sequence ATGGAAAAAAGAGAACTTCTTTATGAAGGTAAAGCAAAAAAGTTATTTTTAACTGACGATGAAAACCTAGTAATTTCAGAATTCAAAGATGACTTGACTGCATTTAACGGTGAGAAAAAATCAAGTGAGGCTGGTAAAGGCGCACTCAACAATAAAATATCAACTGAGCTGTTTAAACTTTTAGAGCAAAATGGAATTCAAACTCACTTTGTAGAGATGTTAGACGATAACCATATGCTTCACAAGAAAGTTGATGTAATTCTAATTGAAGTAATTGTACGTAATATCGCAACAGGTAGCTTAACTCGTACACTTGGTATTGAAGACGGTACTGTTTTACCTTTTACTCTAGTTGAATTTGACTATAAAAGCGATGCACTTGGCGATCCTAAACTAAACGATCAACATGCATTGATCTTAGGTTTAGTTGATTATCAGGATGAACTTGACAAACTTCGCCGTATGGCAAGACAAGTTAACGATATTTTACGCCCGTACTTTGCAGAAAAAGGTCTTAATCTAGTTGACTTTAAACTTGAATTTGGAAAAGACAAAGACGGAAACATCATCTTAGTTGATGAGATCTCTCCTGACAACTGTCGTTTCTGGGATATGGAAAGTGGTGAGAAGATGGATAAAGATAGATTCCGTCAAGGTTTAGGTGGGCTAAAAGTAGCTTATGAACAAGTTCTTCAAAGAATATTAAATAAATAG
- the purQ gene encoding phosphoribosylformylglycinamidine synthase subunit PurQ produces the protein MKVTILQFPGTNCEYDTQHAFEKLGCSTEILWHKSEEVSSDTDLLVVAGGFSYGDYLRSGAIAKFSPVMKAVGKYAANGGKVLGICNGFQVLTEAGLLPGALKRNEHLHFISKHHHLKVQNNDNDFLKELNNGDVVNIPIAHHDGNYYIDEDGLKELKANNQILVTYCDENGNELNPNGSVDSIAGVCNKEKNVFGLMPHPERAMEAILGSDDGVKMLEGFLKA, from the coding sequence ATGAAAGTAACGATACTTCAATTCCCAGGAACTAACTGTGAATATGATACGCAACATGCATTTGAAAAACTTGGATGTTCTACTGAAATTCTATGGCATAAATCTGAAGAAGTTTCTTCTGATACTGATCTTCTTGTAGTAGCTGGTGGTTTTTCATATGGAGATTATCTTAGAAGTGGTGCTATTGCAAAATTTTCACCTGTTATGAAAGCTGTAGGTAAATATGCAGCTAATGGTGGAAAAGTTTTAGGTATTTGTAACGGTTTTCAAGTTTTAACAGAAGCAGGTTTATTACCAGGTGCATTAAAAAGAAATGAACACCTTCATTTTATATCTAAACACCACCATTTAAAAGTACAAAATAACGACAATGACTTTTTAAAAGAGTTAAATAACGGTGATGTTGTAAATATTCCTATCGCACACCATGACGGAAACTACTATATTGACGAAGATGGTCTAAAAGAGTTAAAAGCAAATAACCAGATTCTTGTAACTTACTGTGATGAAAATGGAAACGAGTTAAATCCTAATGGTTCTGTTGATTCAATCGCAGGTGTATGCAACAAAGAAAAAAATGTATTTGGACTAATGCCACACCCAGAACGTGCTATGGAAGCAATACTTGGAAGTGATGACGGTGTTAAAATGCTTGAAGGGTTTTTAAAAGCATAA